The sequence GAATAGGCGTCAGTGAGTTGTCCCTCAAGTCCTTGGCCTACCTCAATACGCACTGCACGCTCTTTGGCAGCGATGAGTAAGAGTATGCCGTTATCCTTGGTGGCTGAGCCTAGTTTCCACGCGTCGGTGACCTGAATGCTTGCCTGTTCTATGGGCAAACCATGTAACTCATCGACAGTCAGTACTACAATTTGACTACCGCCCTGCTCACGCAGGGCACGTAGCCTCTGAGACAGAAAAGTTTCCGATTGGGGCTCAAGCAAATGCGCCGTATCCACCACTGGGCCAGTCAGCGGCGGCACGACAAAGTCCGGAGACGCATCAGCCACTTGACTGAACATCGTCACCATTATGGAGAAAAACCAAGCCCTCAAAACTGAACCTTCGGCGCTATCTCAACTGCTTTTTGTTCAGACTCGCTGAGAGACCACTGTGGCATTTTTTCAAAATGGTAAAGTAGCGCGTTTGTCCAGCTCGTTGGCGGCACGGTAATTAGGTTGTTGAATGCCTTGATTGTTTCAATGTGCCGCTGCCGGGCGATCGTAATGCGGTTCTCTGTACCCTCGAGTTGTGCCTGCAAGTCGCGAAAGTTTTCGTTGGCTTTTAGTTCGGGATAGCGTTCCGTCACCACCATAAGACGACCGAGTGCCTGACTGAGTTGACCCTGAGAGTCTTGAAACTCTTTAAGCTGTTGTGGTGTCACCCGACTCGGGTCGATGTTCACCGCGGTAGCTTTGGCGCGCGCCTCAACGACCGCCGTCAAGGTCTCCTGCTCGTGGCCAGCGTAGCCCTTGACGACTTCCACCAGATTCGGAATCAGGTCAGCGCGGCGCTTGTACTGATTTGTGATTTCCGCCGTCGTCGCCTCGACGTCATTCTTGGCTTGTGGGATCTGCTGCCAGCCGCATCCACTCAAGAAAAGAGTCGTCATTAGAGCCAGGGGGGCGAGCGAATTCCTAAACATGTTAACTCCACGATCAGTGATTTAGTCATGGCTCACGGCGGTCGCTACCAGCATGAAAAGCATTCACCGTACACCGATACCACTTTGGCAACATACCATAAGCACTAAGAAAAAACATTAGCTCCCAATCCAGAACAGGGCAATACGACTTAACCCAAACTTAAACTCAGGTTTTCGCTCTCCCTTGCCGATATACTCAGTGGCAGACCTCGGTGGCTTTGCTTCAATTCCCGGAGCGCATCATGACGAGACATATCTTGGCGATCAGTCTAGGACTTGCCGTTTTGTCCTCTTGCTACGACCAGGCATCCCAGACCGAGTCGCCGCAGCGCAGTGCTTCCGGCCGCAAAGTAAACAGCCCGGCTTCGTCAGATGCCTCGAAATCGGTAGACGATACCGTCGAGACTAGTATTGCCGAACCGCACGAGCACGACGACGCTCCGGTTGATTTAAAGAAAAAGAGAAGTCACCGGAGACAACAGTACAAACTCTAACACCCATGAATCCGCCGCCATCTACGCCCGCTACCAACACGCAACCTAATGTCGTAGAGTTCAAAATTAAGGCAGGGACCGGCAATGGACCATGGAACGATGCCGCTACCACGATAAACCTCAAAGTCGGTCAGAGCCTAAAGATCACCAACGAGGATACGGTTGATCATTTGCTCCACACTGGTGGTGCCCCGTTTCCGCATGCACGCAATCCTATCAAGCCGGGTACTTCCGTCACCTTCCAGGTAACGAAAGCATTTGCCGGTCCGATGCTTTATGATCACATCACGGCAGGTAAGGTGTTTATCGTAGCGGCGCCTTGATGATCCCGGCCCACCATGTTTTAATCTAAAAAAATTCGGAAACATACGGGAGCTGCAATGACAGCTGAGATTTCAAGACCGGCTCTTTGGGTTGGACGTTTTTTTTCTGGTTCTGTCGGAATTCTATTACTCCTTGACGCTGTGATGAAATTCGTAAAACCAGCGCAAGTGGTGGATGCAACTCTAGCGCTGGGACTGACGGAATCCACCATCCTACCTTTGGGCGTCGTTCTCCTACTAAGCACCTTGCTTTATCTCGTACCGCGCACCTCGTTCATAGGAGCTATTCTACTTACGGGCTATCTGGGAGGAGTTGTGTGTATTCACTTACGCAACGCCCACGGCCCATTTGAACTCAGCCTACCCGTCGTATTTGGCATCCTACTATGGGCAGGACTTTACTTAAGGAACCCTGACTTGCGACGATTGGTGGCCTAATTGACAGCTGCAAAAGACATCCTTAGGTTACTTGTCATCTTTGCTGCTTTACTCGCGTCGATGCAGGTTCAGGCTGAAGACTCCCACAAAGAGCGCTAAGAATCTCTCGCGCCTTTATATTGGTACCGCAGGTGGTATCGGTCGTGCACCATACACTCTCGTTGGGTTACGGGCAGGCTGGAAGTACGGCATCTTTACGCCGGTCGAGCTAGGCGTGGGTCTGGTTGGTCCCAGGGTATGGGCTTTTTCGCCCCCCGCAGTGTTCATGCAAGCCGTTGACATTGGCTTTGGACGCGTCGAATGGGGAGTATCCTACCATCGAGGTCTGGGCAAGCGACCTATTGCTTACACACGCACCAATGAGACCTTGTCAGATGAGGAACGAAGTCGTTTTGGTGCCCCTAAATGCAATGACATCGAGTGCCGCGTGTCGCCAGTAGTCCTAGACCGTAAGACCGACTTCGCTCTGCTCTATACGCACATTGGCTTTGGCATCCAGCACGAGATTGAAAACCGTGTGAAAATCGCGGCGACCCTAGGTTACTCCTACTTAGCTCGTGCTCATATCGGTGTCGAAAACGAAGCCGGCGACGAGACTATCGGGCAACAACGTGGTGTCCTCGGCAATGATGGATACTATTATGACACCATCATCGGCGAACACGACAGTGGCCTTTACGCTCAATTTGGAATTGATGTGCCGCTTGACGCCTCGCTTATGAGAAGCCTCTCAGTATTAAAGCCATCTCCCGAAGAGACCAAACCAGATGAAGGAAGCTCCGCCAAGGCCCGCGAGGGAAAAAGGTTTGCGGTCTCCATTTCTTCCGATTCTGGAATTCTATTGACGCGATTCATAACGCCACAAACAAATATTGGCCT is a genomic window of Deltaproteobacteria bacterium containing:
- a CDS encoding LemA family protein, giving the protein MFRNSLAPLALMTTLFLSGCGWQQIPQAKNDVEATTAEITNQYKRRADLIPNLVEVVKGYAGHEQETLTAVVEARAKATAVNIDPSRVTPQQLKEFQDSQGQLSQALGRLMVVTERYPELKANENFRDLQAQLEGTENRITIARQRHIETIKAFNNLITVPPTSWTNALLYHFEKMPQWSLSESEQKAVEIAPKVQF
- a CDS encoding DoxX family protein; translation: MTAEISRPALWVGRFFSGSVGILLLLDAVMKFVKPAQVVDATLALGLTESTILPLGVVLLLSTLLYLVPRTSFIGAILLTGYLGGVVCIHLRNAHGPFELSLPVVFGILLWAGLYLRNPDLRRLVA